The window TTGCCACACTACAATGGAGTTGCTTCAATTTGAAGTTCTCCAAAATTTTCCAGTACAAATCTTAACCAGATTGCTTGAGCTATAGCTTTTGATGCCCATGAGAACACCCCATTTCCAAAAGAAAAGGCATAGCATGAGGTACTATTACTGTCTTCAATTTATCCCCCCATCGATCACTGTCATAAAATCCAATTAAGACTGCATTATTTCCTTTCACATACTTCAAACCATAATCCAGTGTTCCCTTTATGTATCTAAGTACTCTCTTAGCAATTCCATAATGATTGTTGGTGGGATGCACGAATCTAGCAAGTAAACTAGATGCATAAATGATATCAGGTCTAGTAGCAGTGAGATACAACAAGCTTCCCACAACACTTCTATATTGCTCTTCATTTGCAAATCCACTTCCATCATCCTTACTCAATTTTTCAGTTGCAACAAGAGGTGTAGTCACTGATTTGGACTCATTTAAGCCAAACTTATTCAACAAAGAAGAGGCATACTTCTTCTGATGAATGAAAATGCATGTGTTAGTTTGAATGACCCCCATTCCTAGAAAATGGTGTAGAAGACCCAAGTCTATCATCTCATACTTCATCATCATGTCTTCGTTAAACTCTTGTAACATCTTAGCTTTGCTTCCTGTGTAAACAATGTCATTCACATAAATGGATACAATCAATGTCATTTTCTCCCCTTGTCTTAATGTACAAGGTTGACTCACTTTGACTCTTCTCAAAATCACATTGAGCAAAATAGGTATCAATTTCTCCATACTAGGCTCTAGGTGCCTATTTTAAACCATAAAGAGCCTTGTGTGATCTGTAAATCTTGTCTTTTTTCCCTTTCACTGCAAAACCCTATAGTTGATCTACATAGACTTTCTCCTGCAATACTCCATTTAGAAATGTAGATTTCACATCAAGTTTGAAATAATTTCCAACTCCTCTGTGCAGCCAATGCTATGAGTGTCCTGATTGTGTCCAATCTAACTACTGGTGCATAAGTTTCATTGTAATCCAGCCCTGGTTTCTGAGCATAACCCTTTGCAACCAATCTTGCTTTGTTTTTTTGAACTGTACCATTCAAGTTTAGCTTGGTTTTGAACACCCACTTCACTCCCATAACAGGTTTGTCCACAGGTCTGTCAACAAGCTTCCATGTGGCATTCTTAAGCTTCCATGTGGCATTCTTCTCAATCATGGATAATTCATCTTTCATTGCTTTCAACCAAGACTTGTCTTGTGCAGCTTCCTCATACTTTTTTGGTTCTAGAATGCATAGATTACACTGAACAAGAACATCATCCAAATTTCTCCTTTTCAAATGTGTGTGATCATAAGGCTGAGTGACATCAGTGATGCTTTAACTGTTGCTAATTGATTCCCTTGAATGTGAAACACAACTAGATACTGGTATTTCTTCAATCTCATTCACCCTAtgcacaacttcatcttgatcTTCTAGATATGATACAGAAAAATGACTCTCAGTATTTGACTTCCAATCCCAACCTGGCTCTGCTaccatgttagtataaattgaAATATAGCTCGGTAAATTGATATTTTGGAAGAAGAATAATATAAGAGAGATGAATGCATTAGAGAGAGAGGAAATGGTTGCTTATTTCTCTGTGCAAATCACTGAGAAAATATTCTTCTCATTGATTGCTTCTCTCACTCCTACACACGTCGTGTAAAAGAGAATAATACAGTTCGAAACTCTTAGTTGGAtcattctctctctagaaactgATATCAGCCACTCATCTAACTAATAATTAGGATCATTACACATGACACTCATGGCCTTTCATATTTGACCCTTACACTTGGCAATCTTAAGCACAAGTGAATACACAATTAAACACATGGCTTATTCACTAATACTAATCAACTCACTGCTTATAATTCAACACGAATCAGATGACCAGATGAGAAGAATAGGTTGGAGATAAGATTCCCTTAAATTTTAGGTGTTCATGGCGGCGGCGAGGAAGGTAGAGGAAATGAGGGGTGGGCTGTTTGGTTTGGGGAATAGGGTTTTAGTGATcgtgggttttgggttgggtttagagagagagagagagaggtgggtagagagagaaagtgagggtGATGATGGCGGTAATAAGTGTAAAGGAGCTTCGATGATGATGCAGCTCTAATCGCAGAAGTCATAAATTACAGACAAAGAAGCGGCAACAAGGATGATCGAAATAAAGAGCGTAGGCAACGAAGAAATGAGGGTTTGAAGAGGAGAGAGCTTTGGAGTAGATGACATAATACCTTAGTGGCGAAAAAcaatcatgtatatatatgcacTTTACTATGAGTTCGATCTCCACCAATCCTTCATTCTCCTAACAGCTAACAATTTAACACACTAccaatatcgtttgtttaaaaaaaaaaaatagagcaGAGCTTTAGGATTAAAGTAGTACCGACTTGCTTAACATTAATATGTAGATAGTTAACTAATTATTAGctgttttatgttattaatcactactttttttttatcaacacTTCTATACGTACTTTGATCATTTTACATACACTTCCATACGTATTTTGATCATTTTATGCTGTCACAACAGTTTTACATACACTTCCATACg is drawn from Malus domestica chromosome 14, GDT2T_hap1 and contains these coding sequences:
- the LOC108172922 gene encoding uncharacterized mitochondrial protein AtMg00810-like, whose protein sequence is MTLIVSIYVNDIVYTGSKAKMLQEFNEDMMMKYEMIDLGLLHHFLGMGVIQTNTCIFIHQKKYASSLLNKFGLNESKSVTTPLVATEKLSKDDGSGFANEEQYRSVVGSLLYLTATRPDIIYASSLLARFVHPTNNHYGIAKRVLRYIKGTLDYGLKYVKGNNAVLIGFYDSDRWGDKLKTVIVPHAMPFLLEMGCSHGHQKL